A single Candoia aspera isolate rCanAsp1 chromosome 9, rCanAsp1.hap2, whole genome shotgun sequence DNA region contains:
- the SCN4B gene encoding sodium channel subunit beta-4, with translation MAADWLGITLLGLQLCCGTLALEVSVGKAPVIYAKNGTNVLLPCTFNSCIGIDKANFTWSHNQTEIFKGGIKNKDSKPEPYAEYKSDLKHMLPPDLALSKDNREFNVSLLLLDADFEDSGPYTCLVKNPKEKDANHSGSFTLKVVVKLEKVDNTLTLIILSVAGGAIGLLILIMLAKKLVLFILKKTRKQKECLVSSSANENTENGLPGSKLDSKSAPKA, from the exons GGCTTCAGCTGTGCTGTGGGACCCTTGCCTTGGAGGTTTCGGTGGGCAAGGCACCTGTCATTTATGCAAAGAATGGCACCAATGTGCTGCTGCCCTGTACTTTCAACTCCTGCATCGGCATTGACAAAGCCAACTTCACATGGAGCCACAACCAGACTGAA ATATTCAAAGGGGGCATAAAGAACAAAGACTCCAAGCCAGAGCCTTATGCAGAGTACAAATCCGACCTTAAGCACATGTTGCCGCCTGACCTGGCGCTCAGCAAGGACAACCGGGAGTTCAATGTTTCCCTCCTGTTGCTGGATGCAGACTTTGAGGACTCCGGGCCATACACCTGCTTGGTCAAGAACCCCAAGGAGAAGGACGCCAATCACAGTGGCAGCTTTACGCTCAAGGTGGTTGTGAAGT TGGAGAAGGTTGACAACACACTGACGCTGATCATTTTGTCTGTTGCGGGTGGTGCCATTGGGCTCCTCATCCTTATCATGCTGGCCAAGAAACTGGTCCTCTTCATTCTCAAGAAGACACGGAAACAGAA GGAGTGCCTTGTGAGCTCTTCAGCAAACGAGAACACGGAGAACGGACTGCCTGGCTCCAAACTAGACTCTAAGTCAGCACCAAAGGCCTGA